A section of the Cottoperca gobio chromosome 17, fCotGob3.1, whole genome shotgun sequence genome encodes:
- the pex19 gene encoding peroxisomal biogenesis factor 19: MASGTGEPSTGHDAELDELLDSALDDFDKTPPPPAPEPAAASSSANSGAEKPALLEDCKLFETLFEGDMASQAKEEWEKAMTELAHEEPELLQHFHKLSEAAGKVGTDTASQQEFTSCLKETLRGLAKNADNLQSSGLAGDDLVKALEGLGLEEGGEGSGEDGNILPIMQSIMQNLLSKEVLYPSLKDITAKYPEWLEANKPSLSPEDYQRYEQQAKIMGDICKHFEKEEEGAADKEGEFEGIMDLMQKLQDLGQPPKELAGDAPPGFNFDMESLNLPGGPAGPGGPGAGAAEQCSVM; encoded by the exons ATGGCGTCGGGAACAGGGGAGCCGTCCACCGGACACGATGCAGAATTGGACGAATTATTGGACA GTGCGTTGGATGACTTTGACAAGACACCCCCTCCCCCAGCCCCTGAACCCGCCGCTGCTTCCTCCTCAGCCAACAGCGGTGCAGAGAAG CCAGCCCTGCTTGAAGACTGCAAACTCTTTGAGACTCTCTTCGAGGGCGACATGGCTTCCCAAGCGAAGGAGGAATGGGAGAAGGCCATGACTGAGCTCGCCCACGAGGAGCCAGAGTTACTGCAGCACTTCCATAAACTGTCAGAGGCAGCAGGCAAAGTTG GCACTGACACCGCCTCCCAGCAAGAATTCACTTCCTGTCTTAAAGAAACCCTTCGTGGTCTGGCAAAAAATGCAGACAACCTGCAG TCCTCCGGACTAGCAGGAGACGACCTTGTCAAGGCTCTAGAAGGCCTGGGATTGGAAGAGGGTGGCGAGGGAAGCGGTGAGGACGGAAACATCCTGCCCATCATGCAGTCCATCATGCAGAATCTCCTCTCCAAGGAAGTGCTTTATCCATCTCTCAAAGACATCACTGCTAAG TACCCAGAATGGTTGGAGGCCAACAAGCCAAGCCTTAGCCCAGAGGACTACCAGCGCTATGAGCAGCAGGCCAAAATCATGGGAGACATCTGTAAGCACTttgagaaggaggaagagggggcaGCAGATAAAGAAGGAGAGTTTGAGGGCATCATGGACCTGATGCAAAAG CTGCAAGACCTGGGCCAACCACCCAAAGAGCTGGCAGGTGATGCG CCTCCCGGCTTTAACTTTGACATGGAGTCCCTCAATCTCCCAGGAGGCCCCGCAGGCCCAGGAGGCCCCGGAGCTGGGGCGGCAGAGCAGTGCTCCGTCATGTGA
- the myadmb gene encoding myeloid-associated differentiation marker homolog, whose translation MAIVLHSSPLLWTRLAALIFSCVAFSVAVHGGRLFHGTGDWCIFCWAFSFAGSLLVLLVELFGLQTRAPVSWKNFPITFACYAALLCLSASIIFPLYYLKGSSGPNEVRDFRIVSTVFSCLATIAYMTEVSISKARPGEVAGYMATAPGLLKVCETFVACIIFVFVSDPVLYDRHAALQYCMSVYCICFILSAAIILLCIGECTGCLPFPFARFLSAYALLAVVLYLSATIIWPIFNFNPRNGGSKNRPYNCNTMVGLCVWDKLMAVSVLTAVNFILYLADLIYSTRLVFVSA comes from the coding sequence ATGGCCATCGTCCTCCACTCCAGCCCCCTCCTATGGACACGGCTGGCGGCCCTGATCTTCTCCTGCGTGGCCTTCTCCGTGGCCGTGCATGGAGGCAGACTCTTCCACGGCACCGGAGACTGGTGCATCTTCTGCTGGGCCTTCAGTTTCGCCGGGAGTCTGCTCGTCCTCCTGGTGGAGCTCTTCGGCCTTCAGACCAGAGCCCCTGTTTCCTGGAAGAACTTCCCCATCACCTTTGCCTGCTACGCCGCCCtgctctgcctgtctgcctccaTCATCTTCCCACTCTACTATCTGAAGGGCTCGTCAGGCCCAAATGAAGTCCGCGACTTCCGCATCGTGTCAACCGTCTTCTCCTGCCTGGCAACCATCGCCTACATGACCGAGGTGAGCATCAGCAAGGCGCGTCCCGGCGAGGTGGCTGGCTACATGGCCACCGCCCCTGGCCTGTTGAAAGTCTGCGAGACCTTTGTGGCCTGCATCATCTTCGTCTTCGTCAGCGACCCCGTGTTGTACGACCGCCACGCTGCACTCCAGTACTGCATGTCTGTCTACTGCATCTGCTTCATTCTGTCGGCGGCCATCATCCTGCTCTGCATAGGCGAGTGCACCGGCTGCCTCCCCTTCCCGTTCGCACGCTTCCTGTCTGCCTACGCCCTTCTGGCTGTGGTCCTCTATCTGTCAGCGACCATTATCTGGCCTATCTTCAACTTTAATCCCAGGAATGGCGGCTCGAAAAATAGGCCTTACAATTGCAACACCATGgtagggctgtgtgtgtgggataaGCTCATGGCGGTGTCTGTTCTCACGGCGGTCAACTTCATTCTCTACCTGGCCGACCTGATCTACTCCACCCGCCTGGTGTTTGTCAGCGCTTGA
- the nfatc4 gene encoding nuclear factor of activated T-cells, cytoplasmic 4 encodes MGAAPGSGWEEGEFEFKLVFEEDPPPRQSQGPSPVRSAEPESSVPGKEITDNHHSISIPSPPSSANQRAGMHSPPPRRAAAREFSGTYESLPARSVQVSESRVVECPSIQITTISPEDDLAPTISSYWDMGSGGGWDRERLYLPLLDPFTYRDRCPGSLSPSPSPGSSPSSRGWLSPASSCDSLLVEEEELNEATINFGLSPSSRPTSPGGKKRRNTPLVSPCTSRRGSYSDELQGCNLEGGDSTPQSQAPPSSCELSIPQKTRKTSLEQLSPREVDPEQAPGHSSPCPLPENQQTRREPLSLGMDYLSVPPALAWGRTRASAHSPLFRSNALPPLDWPLPSQFDQYELRIEVQPRPHHRAHYETEGSRGAVKATPSGHPIVKLCGYTERKPLSLQVFVGTADDRSIRPHPFYQIHRVTGKMVGTASHESVQTGTKLLDIPLNPENNMTALIDCAGILKLRNSDIELRKGETDVGRKNTRVRLVFRTHLPLTPPVAQPGRVLALQVASLAIECSQRSAQELPVIESVSLTSCSVEGGEELLLSGSNFLPISRVLFMERGTDGKLQWEEEAHVDRDNSNECLLCVRVPTYSDMSVSLPVSVSLYVSNGKRKRSSTHCFKYLPIMFKEEDPLLSRPSVLPLDGGTVGCQPRMDRGFHVRGDPMDDDRGMGFLPPYPSTYSPPCPTMSYHEEYCSKPDAAVEDPGGSRAALSERQPSFENLELGFTELLPPLYPRGPQPPSPSPSPWLDSPYLSSSPSPSHSSSLSPFPAGSPISSSPLPPIPTSPYPQYSAYPQEVCPSPPSHPSLYQDICPAPYSHYEGWDPQGRVLGMGHGGERDAKIQDCPLEFTSSSMQHITFEEVTEFIGEDIQSYQSGSQMDNQPH; translated from the exons TTACAGATAACCACCATTCAATAAGCATCCCGAGCCCGCCATCCTCTGCCAATCAGCGGGCTGGGATGCATTCCCCGCCACCACGGAGGGCTGCTGCCAGAGAGTTCAGCGGGACCTATGAGAGCCTGCCGGCGCGCTCTGTGCAG GTTTCAGAGTCTCGTGTTGTCGAGTGTCCGAGCATCCAGATAACAACCATCTCCCCTGAAGACGACCTAGCACCCACCATTTCCAGTTACTGGGACATGGGCAGCGGTGGCGGTTGGGACCGAGAGCGCCTCTACCTCCCCCTGTTGGACCCCTTTACTTACCGTGACAGATGCCCTGGCTCCCTCAGCCCCAGCCCCAGCCCTGGCTCCAGCCCCTCGTCCCGCGGCTGGCTCAGCCCCGCCTCCAGCTGCGACTCCctgctggtggaggaggaggagctgaacgAGGCCACAATCAACTTCGGGCTCTCGCCGTCCTCGAGGCCTACTTCCCCCGGGGGTAAAAAGCGTAGAAACACCCCCCTGGTCTCCCCCTGTACTTCACGGAGGGGCAGTTACTCAGATGAACTGCAGGGATGCAACCTCGAGGGTGGAGACTCCACACCTCAGTCGCAAGCTCCGCCCAGCAGCTGTGAGCTCAGCATCCCACAGAAAACCAGGAAGACGTCGTTGGAACAG ttgTCTCCCAGGGAGGTGGATCCGGAGCAGGCTCCAGGCCACAGCTCGCCCTGCCCGCTGCCAGAGAACCAACAGACCAGGAGAGAGCCCCTTTCACTGGGCATGGACTACCTCTCTGTGCCCCCTGCTCTAGCCTGGGGCCGGACCCGAGCCAGCGCCCACAGCCCTCTGTTCAG GTCTAATGCCTTGCCGCCACTCGACTGGCCGCTGCCATCCCAGTTTGACCAGTACGAGCTGCGTATTGAGGTGCAGCCGCGCCCGCACCACAGAGCCCACTATGAGACCGAGGGGAGCAGAGGAGCCGTGAAGGCCACGCCATCAGGACACCCTATCGTCAAG CTGTGTGGATACACAGAGAGGAAGCCGCTCTCGCTTCAGGTTTTCGTCGGAACGGCTGACGACCGATCAATCAGGCCACATCCCTTCTATCAAATACACAG GGTGACGGGGAAGATGGTGGGTACTGCCAGTCATGAAAGTGTCCAGACGGGGACCAAACTTCTGGACATCCCCCTCAACCCTGAGAACAACATGACTGCACT CATCGACTGTGCTGGGATCCTGAAGCTGAGGAACTCGGACATCGAGCTGAGGAAAGGAGAAACAGACGTTGGGAGGAAGAACACGCGAGTCCGCTTGGTGTTTCGGACCCACCTCCCTCTAACGCCCCCTGTAGCCCAGCCGGGCCGAGTCCTGGCTCTGCAGGTTGCCTCCCTGGCCATCGAATGCT CCCAGCGTTCGGCTCAGGAGCTGCCCGTCATCGAGTCCGTCAGTCTCACCTCCTGCTCcgtggagggaggagaggagcttCTGCTGAGCGGCTCAAACTTCCTGCCGATCTCCAGAGTCCTTTTCATGGAGAGAGGGACAG ATGGTAAACTACAGTGGGAGGAGGAGGCTCATGTCGACCGAGACAACAGCAATGAG TGTTTGTTGTGCGTGAGGGTCCCCACCTACAGCGACATGTCCGTCAGTCTGCCTGTGTCGGTTAGTCTTTACGTCTCCAACgggaagaggaaaaggagcaGCACTCACTGCTTCAAGTATCTCCCCA TTATGTTCAAAGAGGAGGACCCGCTGCTGTCCCGGCCCTCTGTGCTGCCTCTGGATGGGGGGACTGTGGGGTGTCAGCCCAGGATGGACAGGGGCTTCCACGTGAGAGGCGACCCCATGGATGATGATCGAGGCATGGGCTTCCTGCCCCCTTACCCCTCCACCTACTCCCCTCCCTGCCCCACTATGAGTTACCATGAGGAGTACTGCTCCAAACCCGACGCTGCGGTGGAGGACCCCGGCGGGTCCAGGGCGGCCCTCTCCGAGCGTCAGCCCAGCTTCGAGAACCTGGAGCTGGGCTTCACCGAGCTCCTTCCCCCCTTATACCCCCGGGGCCCGCagcctccctccccctctccttccccGTGGTTGGACTCACCCTACCTTTCCTCCTcgccctctccctcccactcctcctctctcagccCGTTTCCTGCCGGCAGTCCCATCTCATCCTCCCCTCTGCCTCCCATCCCCACCTCCCCTTACCCCCAGTACTCTGCGTATCCTCAGGAGGTGTGTCCCTCACCTCCCTCCCACCCCAGCCTATATCAGGACATCTGCCCGGCACCCTACTCCCACTACGAGGGCTGGGACCCCCAGGGAAGGGTGCTGGGGATGGGACatgggggagagagggatgCCAAGATCCAGGATTGCCCCCTGGAGTTTACCAGCTCGTCTATGcaacacattacatttgaagAAG TGACGGAGTTCATCGGGGAGGACATCCAGTCTTACCAGTCAGGCTCACAGATGGACAACCAGCCACACTGA